One genomic region from Phragmites australis chromosome 1, lpPhrAust1.1, whole genome shotgun sequence encodes:
- the LOC133923629 gene encoding uncharacterized protein LOC133923629: MSETVQNIIKDEIEDMTFSDPNSPILTEYHITVPTLHDGLMDGTAHHERRLLNFLKATPSVQWLKKINLCSPLTNVQLPSTGVHRYLHVHFIRRINWSSVFTVCRKWLKHPLNIALLIWLLCVASSGAMLILLMLGLLNMAFPSKFLRNHWIEIDNQILNALFTLMSIYQHPNLIHHIVLLCRWQPEDAAELRKVYCKDGVCRPNERAHISFVVALLHITCICQYVDCSLYWGYPRISRSEFADNFFFILGIAAPVFAGVYTVYSPLGRDSDALSDEETKEPDTVQVLLTETRTVVSNPAWAGGPFDCSEDPTVCYLSFLCTFCVFGWNMERLGFSNMYVHTIMFLLLCVSPFWVFNITALNIHDYVLGDVIGAAGIMLCFFGLLYGGFWRIQMRKKFGLPRSRWFCGSASLTDYMQWLFCWPCALAQEVRTGNLYDAKDGNFYEKPMDGGDVESGSGSMVTTELLVSMGVEEGNGTGVELSVDGEMIPPTQPLIEFEERECTDAEIVVNGSIQLKS, encoded by the coding sequence ATGTCAGAAACGGTTCAAAATATCATTAAAGACGAGATAGAAGATATGACATTTTCAGATCCAAATTCACCTATTTTGACTGAATATCATATCACGGTTCCTACTCTTCATGATGGGCTAATGGATGGGACAGCCCATCATGAGCGACGGCTCCTCAATTTCCTGAAAGCCACTCCTTCGGTGCAATGGCTAAAGAAAATCAATCTTTGTTCCCCACTGACAAATGTTCAGCTGCCATCTACTGGTGTCCATCGCTATCTTCATGTTCACTTCATCAGAAGAATAAACTGGAGTTCAGTCTTCACCGTATGCAGGAAATGGCTCAAGCATCCTCTGAACATTGCTCTCCTAATATGGCTGCTCTGTGTCGCTTCCTCTGGTGCCATGTTAATCTTGCTTATGTTAGGGCTCCTGAACATGGCATTCCCTTCCAAGTTCTTGAGAAACCACTGGATAGAGATTGACAACCAAATCCTTAATGCCCTCTTCACTCTCATGAGCATATACCAGCACCCAAATCTCATCCACCACATTGTTCTCCTTTGCCGGTGGCAGCCAGAGGACGCAGCCGAGCTCAGGAAAGTTTACTGCAAGGATGGGGTGTGTCGTCCCAATGAGCGAGCACACATATCCTTTGTGGTGGCTCTCCTTCACATCACTTGCATATGCCAGTATGTCGACTGTAGCCTGTACTGGGGCTACCCCAGAATATCACGCTCTGAGTTTGCTGAcaacttcttcttcatcctagGCATCGCTGCACCGGTCTTTGCCGGAGTGTACACAGTGTACAGCCCTCTTGGCAGAGACTCCGATGCTTTGTCTGATGAAGAAACCAAAGAACCAGACACGGTTCAAGTCTTGTTGACAGAAACAAGAACTGTGGTAAGCAATCCCGCGTGGGCAGGGGGACCCTTTGACTGCAGTGAGGACCCCACAGTATGCTACCTATCTTTTCTGTGCACGTTCTGTGTGTTCGGTTGGAACATGGAGAGGCTTGGGTTCAGCAACATGTATGTGCACACCATCATGTTCCTGCTGCTGTGCGTCTCACCATTCTGGGTGTTCAACATCACAGCGCTCAACATCCACGACTACGTTCTTGGTGATGTCATCGGTGCTGCTGGCATCATGTTGTGCTTCTTTGGCCTGCTGTACGGGGGTTTCTGGAGGATCCAGATGAGGAAGAAATTTGGGCTGCCCAGAAGCAGGTGGTTCTGTGGATCAGCCTCATTGACAGACTACATGCAATGGCTGTTCTGCTGGCCATGCGCGCTTGCGCAGGAGGTGCGCACAGGAAACctatatgatgcaaaggatggCAACTTCTATGAGAAACCAATGGACGGTGGTGATGTGGAGAGTGGGTCAGGATCAATGGTTACGACGGAATTGCTGGTCTCTATGGGAGTAGAAGAGGGGAATGGTACTGGTGTCGAACTCTCGGTGGATGGTGAAATGATCCCACCCACTCAACCTTTAATAGAGTTTGAGGAGAGGGAATGCACTGATGCAGAAATTGTGGTGAATGGTAGCATCCAGCTCAAAAGCTAA